Proteins encoded in a region of the Ancylobacter sp. SL191 genome:
- a CDS encoding AEC family transporter translates to MHEIALILVCLALGVVLRWSGRLPDNAGKVLSGWVINVALPAAALESFHKLTVHPDWWLAAATPWLGVAVAIAVLVPLCRALGWSRGRTGALILGAGWGNTSFVGLPMIAAFAGSQWLGLGIVIDLFGSYLALSTLGLAIAAVASEGRLDLKAVSKRIIIFPPFIAILIAFATNHLDRPDWLDEIITALAATLTPLALAAVGYALRIDRLKHHLAPLGVGLTHRLLLAPALLIGLYAALGDTSDPVAKIAMLEMAMPPMLGASVIAMDNDLEPDLIAALIGIGVPLSMLTALGWWTLIAGF, encoded by the coding sequence GTGCATGAGATCGCGCTGATATTGGTGTGCCTCGCTTTGGGCGTGGTGCTGCGCTGGAGCGGGCGGCTGCCGGACAATGCCGGCAAGGTGCTGTCCGGCTGGGTGATCAATGTCGCGCTGCCGGCGGCGGCGCTGGAGAGTTTTCACAAGCTCACGGTCCATCCCGACTGGTGGCTGGCGGCGGCGACGCCGTGGCTGGGCGTGGCGGTGGCCATCGCCGTACTGGTGCCGCTCTGCCGGGCGCTTGGCTGGTCGCGCGGGCGCACCGGGGCGCTGATCCTCGGCGCGGGCTGGGGCAACACCTCCTTTGTCGGCCTGCCGATGATCGCCGCCTTCGCCGGCAGCCAGTGGCTGGGCCTCGGCATCGTCATCGACCTGTTCGGCTCCTATCTCGCGCTCTCGACGCTGGGCCTTGCCATCGCGGCCGTGGCGAGCGAGGGGCGGCTGGACCTGAAGGCGGTGAGCAAGCGCATCATCATCTTCCCGCCCTTCATCGCCATCCTCATCGCCTTCGCCACCAACCATCTCGACCGGCCGGACTGGCTCGATGAGATCATCACCGCGCTGGCCGCGACGCTCACGCCGCTGGCACTCGCCGCAGTGGGCTATGCGCTGCGCATCGACCGGCTGAAGCACCATCTGGCGCCGCTCGGCGTGGGGCTCACGCACCGGCTGCTCCTCGCCCCCGCCCTGCTGATCGGCCTCTATGCCGCGCTCGGCGACACGTCGGACCCGGTCGCGAAGATCGCCATGCTGGAAATGGCCATGCCGCCTATGCTCGGCGCCAGCGTCATCGCCATGGACAACGACCTCGAGCCCGACCTGATCGCCGCCCTCATCGGCATCGGCGTGCCGCTCTCCATGCTCACCGCGCTGGGCTGGTGGACGCTGATCGCCGGCTTCTGA
- a CDS encoding amidohydrolase family protein, producing MKIALEEHVVFPAFLDYLGHAMPKVTPEVYADIVAQLSDFGERRLAAMDAAGVGRAVLSLSGPGVQIEPDTAVALRGARLANDLLATEIQRRPDRYAGFAHLALQDPVGAADELERCVRELGFVGAMVNGHTLGVYLDDPRYAPFWERLEALDVPLYLHPDDSFVKPYVLEGCDELLKPTWEWTFETASHALRLVFAGVFDRYPRARLILGHMGETLPYVLWRLDSRAALTTGNRPLAAPPSHYLRTNVYVTTSGQCADVPLIAALSALGEDRVLFSIDYPYEDSATAARFIENAAIDETVRDKVCRRNAQALLRLPAG from the coding sequence ATGAAGATCGCGCTTGAAGAACACGTCGTCTTCCCGGCTTTCCTCGACTATCTCGGCCACGCCATGCCGAAGGTGACACCCGAGGTCTATGCCGACATCGTCGCCCAGCTCTCGGATTTCGGCGAGCGGCGGCTGGCCGCCATGGACGCGGCGGGGGTCGGCCGGGCGGTGCTCTCGCTCTCCGGGCCGGGCGTGCAGATCGAGCCCGACACCGCCGTCGCGTTGCGCGGCGCGCGGCTGGCGAACGACCTGCTCGCCACGGAAATCCAGCGCCGGCCGGACCGCTATGCCGGCTTCGCCCATCTCGCTCTGCAGGATCCCGTGGGCGCCGCCGACGAGCTGGAACGCTGCGTGCGCGAGCTCGGTTTCGTCGGCGCCATGGTCAATGGCCACACGCTCGGCGTCTATCTCGACGACCCGCGTTACGCCCCGTTCTGGGAGCGGCTCGAGGCGCTCGACGTGCCGCTCTATTTGCATCCCGACGACAGCTTCGTGAAGCCCTATGTGCTGGAAGGCTGCGACGAGCTGCTCAAGCCGACCTGGGAATGGACCTTCGAGACCGCCTCGCACGCGCTGCGGCTGGTCTTTGCCGGCGTGTTCGACCGCTACCCGCGCGCCAGGCTCATTCTCGGCCATATGGGCGAGACCCTGCCCTATGTGCTCTGGCGCCTCGACAGCCGGGCCGCGCTGACCACCGGCAACCGCCCGCTCGCCGCCCCGCCCTCGCATTATCTGCGCACCAACGTCTACGTCACCACCTCCGGCCAATGCGCCGACGTGCCGCTCATCGCCGCGCTCTCGGCGCTGGGCGAGGACCGGGTGCTGTTCTCCATCGACTACCCCTATGAGGACTCCGCCACCGCCGCCCGCTTCATCGAGAACGCGGCGATCGACGAGACGGTGCGCGACAAGGTCTGCCGCCGCAATGCGCAGGCGCTGTTGCGCCTGCCGGCCGGCTGA
- a CDS encoding transglycosylase domain-containing protein, with translation MFGRRGQIERREPVLGTPGFDGDLRLTAEDRPTLAAAPLARERASGGKRRKGGSQGSQGSQNSSGEGKTARRGAAGGGRGRGRKRGLISRLFYWGVVLGLWGVIAIGGLIFYEASQLPPIQNLAIPDRPPTVIIQGADGKAIATRGEMGGANVPLRALPPYLPQAFVAIEDRRFYAHFGLDPLGLARAVVVNLTAGRLREGGSTLTQQLAKNLFLTQERTLSRKIQELILSIWLETKYSKNEILELYMNRVYFGAGAYGVEAAAQRYFGKSARQVTLSEAAMLAGLVKSPSSLAPTRNLDGAQARAEVVLAAMRDAGFISAEMQQAALARPATLAKGQGPDSTGYVADWVMEQLKSIVGPITEDIIVQTTIEPSLQAAAERALKDTLAKSGKKFGVEQGAVVVMDTDGGVRALVGGRSYEESQFNRAITAKRQPGSSFKPFVYLTAMERGLTPESVREDAPIQIKGWKPENFSKDYRGPVELKTALAFSLNTVAVRLALEVGPEEVIKTAHRLGITSKLEPNASIALGTSEVSLLEMASAYAPFANGGIGITPHVIERVRDKSGTVLYAYAQPSRGMVMAPPHVAMMNRMMQDVLLVGTARRADLPGWPAAGKTGTSQDYRDAWFLGYTGRFIAGVWLGNDDASPTKKAGGSGLPVDIWSQVMKAAHKDMPPVALPGAGTYLPGGTVPPGEVPEEPVVTGGPQPATRSPPKPGLDNWLMEKLFGRS, from the coding sequence ATGTTCGGACGGCGCGGTCAGATCGAGCGGCGGGAGCCGGTGCTGGGCACGCCCGGCTTCGACGGCGACCTGCGCCTGACCGCCGAGGACCGCCCGACGCTGGCCGCCGCCCCCCTCGCCCGCGAGCGCGCCTCGGGCGGCAAACGGCGCAAGGGCGGCTCCCAGGGATCACAGGGCTCGCAAAACTCCTCCGGCGAGGGGAAGACGGCGCGGCGCGGCGCCGCCGGCGGCGGGCGCGGGCGGGGACGCAAGCGCGGGCTCATCAGTCGGCTGTTCTATTGGGGCGTGGTGCTCGGCCTCTGGGGCGTGATCGCGATAGGCGGCCTCATCTTCTATGAGGCGAGCCAGCTTCCCCCGATTCAGAACCTCGCCATTCCCGACCGGCCGCCCACCGTCATCATCCAGGGCGCGGACGGCAAGGCGATCGCCACGCGCGGCGAGATGGGCGGGGCGAATGTGCCGCTGCGCGCGCTGCCGCCCTATCTGCCGCAGGCTTTCGTCGCCATCGAGGACCGACGCTTCTATGCGCATTTCGGGCTCGACCCGCTCGGCCTTGCCCGCGCCGTGGTGGTCAATCTCACCGCCGGACGGCTGCGCGAGGGCGGCTCGACGCTGACCCAGCAGCTCGCCAAGAACCTGTTCCTGACGCAGGAGCGCACGCTCTCGCGCAAGATCCAGGAACTGATCCTGTCGATCTGGCTGGAGACCAAATACTCCAAGAACGAGATCCTCGAACTCTATATGAACCGCGTCTATTTCGGCGCGGGCGCCTATGGCGTCGAGGCGGCGGCGCAGCGCTATTTCGGCAAGTCGGCGCGGCAGGTCACGCTCTCCGAGGCGGCGATGCTGGCCGGCCTCGTCAAATCCCCCTCCTCCCTCGCCCCGACGCGCAATCTCGACGGGGCGCAGGCCCGCGCCGAGGTGGTGCTGGCGGCGATGCGTGACGCGGGCTTCATCTCGGCGGAAATGCAGCAGGCCGCGCTCGCCCGCCCGGCGACGCTGGCCAAGGGCCAGGGCCCAGATTCCACCGGCTATGTCGCCGACTGGGTGATGGAGCAGCTCAAATCCATCGTCGGGCCGATCACCGAGGACATCATCGTCCAGACGACCATCGAGCCGAGCCTGCAGGCGGCGGCGGAGCGGGCGCTGAAGGACACGCTGGCCAAGAGCGGCAAGAAATTCGGCGTCGAGCAGGGCGCCGTGGTGGTGATGGACACCGATGGCGGCGTGCGCGCCCTTGTCGGCGGGCGCTCCTATGAGGAGAGCCAGTTCAACCGCGCCATCACCGCCAAACGCCAGCCCGGTTCCTCCTTCAAGCCCTTCGTCTACCTCACCGCCATGGAGCGCGGGCTGACGCCCGAGAGCGTGCGCGAGGACGCGCCGATCCAGATCAAGGGCTGGAAGCCGGAGAATTTCTCCAAGGATTATCGCGGCCCGGTGGAGCTGAAAACGGCGCTCGCCTTCTCGCTCAACACCGTGGCGGTGCGGCTCGCGCTGGAAGTCGGGCCGGAGGAGGTCATCAAGACCGCGCACCGGCTCGGCATCACCTCCAAGCTCGAGCCCAATGCCTCCATCGCGCTCGGCACCTCCGAAGTCTCGCTCTTGGAGATGGCGAGCGCCTACGCGCCCTTCGCCAATGGCGGCATCGGCATCACCCCGCATGTCATCGAGCGTGTGCGCGACAAGTCCGGCACGGTGCTCTACGCCTATGCCCAGCCGAGCCGGGGCATGGTGATGGCGCCCCCGCATGTGGCGATGATGAACCGCATGATGCAGGACGTGCTGCTGGTCGGCACCGCGCGGCGGGCGGACCTGCCGGGCTGGCCGGCGGCGGGCAAGACCGGCACCAGCCAGGATTACCGCGACGCCTGGTTCCTCGGCTATACCGGCCGCTTCATCGCCGGCGTGTGGCTCGGCAATGACGATGCCTCGCCGACCAAGAAGGCCGGCGGCTCGGGCCTGCCCGTCGATATCTGGAGCCAGGTGATGAAGGCGGCGCACAAGGACATGCCGCCGGTCGCGCTGCCCGGCGCGGGAACCTATCTGCCGGGCGGCACGGTGCCGCCGGGCGAGGTGCCGGAGGAACCGGTGGTCACTGGCGGCCCGCAGCCCGCCACGCGCAGCCCGCCGAAGCCGGGCCTCGACAACTGGCTGATGGAAAAGCTGTTCGGCCGAAGCTGA
- a CDS encoding M48 family metallopeptidase has protein sequence MLFRPAQPPAPKRAPSRATRPVVVEPASFRVRVGTEEIPVTLRRNPRARRYTLRVRAATRDVVLTLPARGTLNEAYDFARRHAGWIKVRLDRLPQTVAFAPGAVIPVRGVLHRIVHAPAARGTVWTSEAGGVPALMVAGEAAHVARRLTDFLKREAKRDLIEASRRHAAALGVTITRVTLRDTASRWGSCSAQGALSYSWRLIFAPAEVLDYLAAHEVAHRREMNHGPRFWATVDRLFPGRERAEAWLKAHGAELHRYGAED, from the coding sequence ATGCTCTTCCGCCCCGCGCAGCCTCCCGCCCCGAAACGCGCACCGTCGCGGGCCACCCGTCCTGTCGTGGTGGAGCCCGCGAGCTTCCGCGTGCGGGTCGGCACCGAGGAAATCCCCGTCACGCTGCGCCGAAATCCCCGCGCCCGTCGCTATACGTTGCGTGTGCGGGCGGCGACGCGCGATGTGGTGCTGACCCTGCCGGCGCGCGGCACGCTGAACGAGGCCTATGATTTCGCCCGCCGCCATGCCGGCTGGATCAAGGTGCGGCTCGACCGTCTGCCGCAGACGGTCGCCTTTGCGCCCGGCGCGGTGATCCCTGTGCGCGGCGTACTCCATCGCATCGTGCATGCACCGGCCGCGCGCGGCACGGTGTGGACAAGCGAGGCGGGAGGCGTGCCGGCGCTCATGGTGGCCGGCGAGGCGGCCCATGTCGCCCGGCGCCTCACCGATTTCCTCAAGCGCGAGGCCAAGCGCGATCTCATCGAGGCCTCCCGCCGCCACGCCGCCGCGCTGGGTGTCACCATCACCCGCGTCACCCTGCGTGACACGGCGAGCCGCTGGGGTTCGTGCTCGGCGCAGGGCGCGCTGTCCTATTCCTGGCGGCTGATCTTCGCGCCCGCCGAGGTGCTCGACTATCTCGCCGCCCATGAGGTGGCGCACCGGCGCGAGATGAACCACGGCCCGCGCTTCTGGGCGACGGTCGACCGGCTGTTTCCCGGCCGCGAGCGCGCGGAAGCCTGGCTGAAGGCGCATGGCGCCGAGCTTCACCGCTACGGCGCGGAAGACTGA
- a CDS encoding GcrA family cell cycle regulator, which yields MNWTDERVELLKKLWSEGLSASQIAAELGGVTRNAVIGKVHRLGLSGRAKAVAAPAARPRKPRPTTSAPAARPMVQGNTALAPVLHPVIEPEPAEMPNPVANVVPMADRCTILNLTEFTCRWPVGDPGKADFFYCGSRTKTGLPYCAYHARIAYQPVQDRNRRRLAR from the coding sequence ATGAACTGGACGGATGAGCGCGTCGAGCTGCTCAAGAAACTCTGGTCCGAGGGCCTCTCGGCCAGTCAGATCGCCGCGGAGCTCGGGGGCGTCACCCGTAACGCCGTCATCGGCAAGGTTCACCGGCTCGGCCTGTCGGGCCGCGCCAAGGCGGTGGCCGCCCCGGCTGCCCGCCCGCGCAAGCCGCGCCCGACCACCAGCGCCCCGGCGGCCCGCCCGATGGTTCAGGGCAACACGGCTCTCGCGCCGGTGCTGCACCCGGTGATCGAGCCCGAGCCGGCCGAAATGCCCAATCCGGTTGCCAATGTCGTGCCGATGGCCGACCGCTGCACCATTCTGAACCTCACCGAATTCACCTGCCGCTGGCCGGTGGGCGACCCCGGAAAGGCGGACTTCTTCTACTGCGGCAGCCGCACCAAGACCGGGTTGCCCTATTGCGCTTATCATGCGCGCATCGCCTACCAGCCGGTCCAGGACCGCAACCGCCGCCGGTTGGCGCGCTGA
- the argF gene encoding ornithine carbamoyltransferase: MSGTNGSTASAVKHFLDLDVLSAEELRALMRFSHDLKSRRREVAAAKPFAGKVLAMVFDQPSTRTRISFDVAMRQLGGETIMLTGAEMQLGRGETIADTAKVLSRYVDAIMIRILDHKALEELAAHASVPVINGLTRDSHPCQIMADVMTFEEHKGPISGRTVAWTGDANNVLTSWVHAAERFDFALNVATPPELAPRPALVDWVKKTGAKVSFGHQAEAAVEGADCVVTDTWVSMGDAEAERRHNLLKPFQVNGALMRRASKDAIFMHCLPAHRGEEVTDEVMDGPQSVVFDEAENRLHAQKGILAWCLEGAAA; this comes from the coding sequence ATGAGCGGCACGAATGGAAGCACGGCCAGCGCCGTGAAACATTTTCTCGACCTCGACGTCCTCTCGGCCGAAGAACTGCGCGCGCTGATGCGCTTCTCGCACGACCTCAAGAGCCGCCGCCGCGAGGTCGCCGCCGCGAAGCCGTTCGCCGGCAAGGTGCTGGCCATGGTGTTCGACCAGCCCTCGACGCGCACGCGCATCTCCTTCGATGTCGCGATGCGCCAGCTCGGCGGCGAGACCATCATGCTCACCGGCGCGGAAATGCAGCTCGGCCGCGGCGAGACCATCGCCGACACGGCCAAGGTGCTCTCGCGCTATGTCGACGCCATCATGATCCGCATCCTCGACCACAAGGCGCTCGAGGAGCTGGCGGCCCATGCCAGCGTGCCGGTTATCAACGGCCTCACCCGCGACAGCCATCCCTGCCAGATCATGGCGGATGTGATGACCTTCGAGGAGCATAAGGGCCCGATCAGCGGACGCACCGTCGCCTGGACCGGTGACGCGAATAACGTGCTGACCTCCTGGGTCCACGCGGCCGAGCGTTTCGACTTCGCGCTCAACGTCGCGACCCCGCCCGAGCTTGCCCCGCGTCCGGCGCTGGTCGACTGGGTGAAGAAGACCGGCGCCAAGGTGAGCTTCGGCCACCAGGCCGAGGCGGCGGTGGAAGGCGCGGACTGCGTGGTCACCGACACCTGGGTGTCGATGGGCGACGCCGAGGCCGAGCGCCGGCACAATCTGCTCAAGCCTTTCCAGGTCAATGGCGCGCTGATGCGGCGCGCCTCCAAGGACGCCATCTTCATGCATTGCCTGCCCGCCCATCGCGGCGAGGAAGTCACCGACGAGGTGATGGACGGCCCGCAATCGGTGGTGTTCGACGAGGCGGAGAACCGGCTGCACGCGCAGAAGGGCATCCTCGCCTGGTGCCTTGAGGGCGCGGCGGCCTGA
- a CDS encoding Hsp33 family molecular chaperone, translated as MTEHIDFPSRPPSAEAVDDRVTPFHVDGLDVRGRVVRLGATLDAVLAHHNYPPVVKRLLGEAVALTVLLGSTLKISGRFILQTRTDGPVDLLVVDFTAPQDVRAYARFDAERLAALQAAGLGIDSGALLGHGHLAMTIDQGLSVNRYQGVVALECAGLEAAAHQYFTQSEQIPTRVRLAVAEEMRPGGAASSWRAGGLMVQFLPTEGGRLRPVDLHPGDAPEGIELPERDDDDAWMEAQSLVATLEDIELVDSDLSSERLLYRLFHERGVRVFDAEDVVAKCSCSQERVKNVLASFSHEERESLVEDGRITVTCEFCGRNYGFTAEEVVGPDEAGEAAAGN; from the coding sequence ATGACAGAACATATCGACTTTCCCTCCCGCCCGCCCTCCGCCGAGGCGGTGGACGACCGCGTGACCCCCTTCCACGTCGACGGGCTCGACGTGCGCGGGCGTGTCGTGCGCCTGGGTGCGACGCTTGACGCCGTGCTCGCCCACCACAATTACCCGCCCGTGGTGAAGCGCCTGCTGGGCGAAGCCGTGGCGCTTACCGTGCTGCTCGGCTCGACGCTGAAGATCTCCGGCCGCTTCATCCTGCAGACCCGCACCGACGGGCCGGTCGACCTGCTCGTGGTGGACTTCACCGCGCCGCAGGATGTGCGCGCCTATGCCCGCTTCGACGCCGAGCGCCTTGCCGCGCTTCAGGCGGCGGGTCTCGGCATCGACAGCGGCGCGCTGCTCGGCCACGGGCATCTGGCCATGACCATCGACCAGGGCCTGAGCGTCAACCGCTATCAGGGCGTGGTGGCGCTGGAATGCGCGGGGCTGGAAGCGGCCGCGCACCAGTATTTCACGCAGTCCGAGCAGATCCCCACCCGCGTGCGGCTGGCGGTCGCCGAGGAGATGCGCCCCGGCGGAGCCGCCTCGTCCTGGCGGGCCGGGGGGCTGATGGTGCAGTTCCTGCCGACCGAGGGCGGGCGCTTGCGCCCGGTCGATCTGCATCCCGGCGACGCGCCGGAAGGCATCGAACTGCCGGAGAGAGACGACGACGATGCCTGGATGGAGGCGCAGTCGCTGGTCGCCACGCTGGAGGATATCGAGCTGGTCGACAGCGACCTCTCCAGCGAGCGTCTGCTCTATCGCCTGTTCCATGAGCGCGGCGTGCGCGTCTTCGACGCCGAGGACGTCGTCGCCAAATGCTCCTGCTCGCAGGAGCGGGTGAAGAACGTGCTCGCCAGCTTCTCCCATGAGGAGCGTGAGAGCCTGGTCGAGGACGGCCGCATCACCGTCACCTGCGAGTTCTGCGGCCGGAACTACGGCTTCACGGCAGAGGAAGTGGTCGGGCCGGACGAGGCCGGCGAGGCCGCCGCCGGGAACTGA
- a CDS encoding TetR/AcrR family transcriptional regulator — MIEKVVRRPLRGGRPSRGQAQEPVERILETATRLFASRGFAGTSIDQVAAICGAGKDTIYRRFPSKVALFEAVVEHARARALAQVPDLSAIDGEPLERLERLLRIFLTINMEPDLIALKRITFSEAVVLERAGPAVGQPDPLMTRLVDAVVTAQQAGSLGAGDPEALAAHLIHALVSIPTTDAMLGGATYAAPDALDAHFTTTWQWLLRGVSGRGN; from the coding sequence GACCCCTTCGCGGCGGGCGGCCCTCCCGCGGCCAAGCGCAGGAGCCGGTGGAGCGGATCCTCGAAACCGCAACGCGCCTGTTCGCCTCGCGGGGCTTTGCCGGCACGTCCATTGACCAGGTCGCCGCGATCTGCGGTGCGGGCAAGGATACGATCTACCGGCGCTTTCCCTCCAAGGTGGCGCTGTTTGAAGCGGTGGTCGAGCACGCGAGGGCGCGCGCCCTCGCTCAGGTGCCGGACCTGTCGGCCATTGACGGGGAGCCACTGGAACGGCTCGAACGGCTGCTGCGCATCTTTCTGACGATCAACATGGAACCCGACCTGATCGCGCTGAAGCGCATTACCTTCAGCGAGGCGGTGGTCCTGGAGCGCGCGGGCCCGGCCGTCGGACAGCCCGATCCCCTCATGACCCGGCTGGTCGACGCCGTTGTCACCGCGCAGCAAGCCGGCTCCCTCGGCGCCGGGGATCCCGAGGCGCTCGCCGCCCATCTGATCCATGCGCTGGTGTCGATCCCGACCACGGACGCCATGCTCGGTGGCGCCACTTATGCCGCCCCGGATGCGCTGGATGCGCATTTCACAACGACGTGGCAATGGCTGCTGCGCGGGGTGAGTGGGCGGGGGAACTGA